A genomic window from Oceanobacillus timonensis includes:
- a CDS encoding ABC transporter permease, with the protein MNGTARTLFFKRLQSDYKNMWEASKLVMDWTLFIYLLIPGIAIGAFFYMEWLQDIPVILRFIGWYGWMILLAISFLFYHIKLFTYLADQLFLSRNIPLLRRISQYGILYSISIMLFTATLLFVVAAPFLSKLFSLSFLSLGYLWIYYLTGVGLVTVWRKYANIYIPSFILRTLSSMALLVLWISLSWIILTHFLLWTMWIIITFTVIAVITKHLAYNGTHFLKIAERDEQARGKWANLLLANARQQGYKLPSAKPVRLWKNSQVMFQKQSSEMIFTDAYFKSFFRNLPVLMPLVQLTSLLIAILIISAPHWTGYLFWLASIYIIVDITKTGWLGFRFNPFIGLFPWKESVLRKSLETSVLCLSSPILFVIGMLFGYLKWGLLGMLIFSVGSVLLGIGLVYWHIRYIPVHKAASAE; encoded by the coding sequence ATGAATGGAACTGCACGTACACTGTTTTTCAAACGACTCCAGTCTGATTATAAAAATATGTGGGAAGCCAGTAAACTTGTAATGGATTGGACATTATTTATCTATCTATTGATTCCGGGAATAGCTATTGGAGCATTTTTCTATATGGAATGGCTGCAGGATATTCCTGTTATTTTAAGATTTATCGGCTGGTATGGTTGGATGATTTTATTAGCAATCAGCTTTTTATTTTATCATATAAAGTTATTCACCTATCTGGCAGATCAGCTTTTCCTTAGTAGAAATATTCCTTTATTGCGACGGATCTCCCAATACGGCATCCTTTATTCTATCAGTATTATGTTATTTACCGCAACACTGTTATTTGTCGTAGCTGCACCCTTTTTAAGCAAGTTATTCTCTCTATCTTTCTTATCATTAGGATACCTGTGGATTTACTATCTCACCGGTGTTGGTTTGGTGACCGTGTGGAGAAAATATGCAAATATTTATATTCCTTCTTTTATATTACGTACGCTATCGTCTATGGCTCTCCTTGTCCTGTGGATAAGTTTATCATGGATTATTTTAACTCATTTTCTTCTGTGGACAATGTGGATAATTATTACCTTTACCGTTATTGCTGTTATAACGAAGCACCTAGCTTACAACGGAACGCATTTTTTAAAAATCGCCGAGAGGGATGAACAGGCTAGAGGAAAATGGGCCAATCTTTTGCTGGCTAACGCCAGACAGCAAGGATATAAACTGCCTTCTGCCAAACCGGTACGGCTCTGGAAAAACTCTCAGGTTATGTTCCAAAAGCAAAGCAGTGAGATGATATTTACCGATGCCTACTTTAAATCTTTCTTTCGTAATTTACCCGTACTGATGCCGCTTGTCCAGCTCACATCGCTTTTGATTGCGATCCTGATAATATCTGCACCGCACTGGACTGGGTACTTATTTTGGCTGGCTTCTATTTATATCATTGTAGATATTACCAAAACAGGCTGGCTCGGTTTTCGATTCAATCCCTTTATCGGGCTGTTTCCATGGAAAGAATCGGTACTGCGAAAATCTTTAGAAACAAGCGTGCTGTGTTTGAGCTCCCCTATTCTATTCGTTATTGGAATGCTTTTCGGATACTTGAAATGGGGACTTTTAGGGATGCTGATTTTTTCTGTTGGTAGTGTTCTACTGGGAATAGGACTGGTTTATTGGCATATTCGTTATATTCCGGTTCATAAAGCAGCTTCAGCAGAATAA
- a CDS encoding ABC transporter ATP-binding protein: protein MLHVHIDSAGYQPKELYLKDIDFIINPGEIVGLIGANGAGKSTTIKSIIGTIEHFHGNIALEAGKQLAYIPEEPILYDRLTLWEHLRLAATSYEMPAAVWEPRAKDLLKKFSLTGKEHELPIHFSKGMRQKTLICLSFMTEADIYIIDEPFIGLDPIATKHLINLLYQEKARGAALLMSTHVLDSAEKLCDRFILLNEGNAIFQGALQALQEETNQPAGTSLLDCFYELLEEDTL, encoded by the coding sequence ATGCTACACGTACATATCGATTCAGCAGGATATCAGCCAAAAGAACTTTACCTGAAAGACATTGATTTCATCATCAACCCTGGCGAAATCGTCGGTCTCATCGGAGCAAACGGCGCCGGGAAAAGTACGACCATTAAATCCATCATTGGCACCATCGAACACTTCCATGGAAACATTGCATTAGAAGCAGGCAAACAGCTGGCATATATCCCCGAGGAACCGATTCTCTATGATCGCCTTACGCTCTGGGAGCATCTGCGGCTTGCAGCGACGTCATATGAAATGCCCGCAGCTGTCTGGGAGCCGCGGGCGAAAGATCTTCTTAAAAAATTCTCCCTTACCGGTAAAGAACATGAGCTTCCCATTCATTTTTCCAAAGGGATGCGGCAAAAAACATTGATTTGTCTCAGCTTTATGACAGAAGCGGATATTTATATCATTGATGAACCTTTTATCGGTTTAGACCCTATCGCAACCAAACACCTGATCAACCTGCTATATCAGGAGAAAGCTCGTGGAGCAGCTTTGTTAATGTCTACGCATGTTCTTGATTCTGCAGAGAAACTCTGTGACCGTTTTATTCTTTTAAACGAAGGGAACGCTATCTTCCAAGGGGCTTTACAGGCGTTACAGGAAGAAACAAATCAACCTGCCGGCACTTCTCTGTTAGATTGTTTTTATGAACTGCTGGAGGAGGATACGTTATGA
- the csaA gene encoding chaperone CsaA, with amino-acid sequence MATFEEFMEIDLRVGTVLHAEPLEKARVPAIKLRIDFGEEIGEKQSSAQITKRYTPEEVIGRQVVAVVNFPPRRIAGFKSEVLVVGGVEEEGDVVLLRPDEKVTNGTRIS; translated from the coding sequence ATGGCAACATTTGAAGAATTTATGGAGATTGATTTACGTGTAGGTACCGTATTACATGCAGAACCACTAGAAAAAGCGCGTGTACCGGCGATTAAATTGCGGATAGATTTTGGAGAAGAAATTGGAGAAAAACAATCCTCTGCGCAAATTACCAAGCGTTATACCCCGGAAGAAGTGATTGGACGCCAAGTTGTGGCGGTTGTTAACTTTCCGCCGCGCAGGATTGCCGGTTTTAAATCAGAGGTGCTTGTGGTTGGCGGCGTGGAAGAAGAGGGCGACGTGGTTTTGCTTCGTCCGGATGAAAAAGTGACGAATGGGACGAGAATTTCGTAA